One window of Stigmatella aurantiaca genomic DNA carries:
- a CDS encoding TonB-dependent receptor plug domain-containing protein: MSGCWSFLIVLCALPGVAWSQDPPEAPAAVEPVPPAEATAAPEEAPVAQTVVTAARSPERMENTPVATEVITRAEIVASGARDAAELLAAHPGLEVASTFAGANLRVQGLGSEYALVLVDGERVTGRVDGAIDLSRLSMEDIEQVEIVKGPSSVLYGSDAVAGVVNFITRKARKPLGADLRLSYGSLQWIDLDATAEARREDWGLRVSGGLQRRDAYDLAPLDISTTGSSLSGFNVSARGDLKREGPLELSSTVSYERRVQRGVDLRRDTGAIFDRASRDDELTVRLSPAWRLSDAVTLRTDGHYTGFKRRYVNDQRQASALDTVEDTRDQLARLGGQLDARLGERHALVAGVELLGEHLTSDRLEDAGGERGRLSFYAQDTWTVVAQPNLALVPGVRLDADSQFGTAVTPRLALRVDPMSKLTLRASYGWGLRAPSFQELLLDFENPAVGYTVRGNPDLKPERSRSVNVSAEVRPASALLLWLNLFQHSLRDMISYSLQQDPEGMRFVYANLDRASVRGGEVGVRQKLPGSVQVELGYTLTDGRNRETDEPLEGQARHRLTGQVTWRFRPWGLETWVRGALVGSRPFSPDTDGDGVADPYRSQSYVTLDARISRQLPAGLRVFIAGSNLLDAGNPKDLPIPPRVLQAGLSAQL, translated from the coding sequence ATGTCCGGGTGCTGGAGCTTCCTCATCGTGCTGTGCGCCCTGCCGGGGGTGGCCTGGAGCCAGGACCCTCCTGAGGCGCCCGCAGCCGTGGAGCCCGTGCCCCCCGCGGAGGCCACAGCGGCCCCCGAGGAAGCCCCCGTGGCCCAGACGGTGGTGACGGCCGCCCGCAGTCCGGAGCGGATGGAGAACACCCCCGTGGCCACCGAGGTGATTACCCGGGCGGAGATCGTCGCCAGCGGGGCGAGGGATGCCGCGGAGCTGCTGGCCGCCCACCCGGGCCTGGAGGTGGCCTCCACGTTCGCGGGCGCGAACCTGCGCGTCCAGGGGCTCGGCTCCGAGTACGCCCTGGTGCTCGTGGACGGGGAGCGCGTTACCGGCCGGGTGGACGGGGCCATCGACCTGTCGCGGCTGTCCATGGAGGACATCGAGCAGGTGGAGATCGTCAAGGGCCCCTCCTCGGTGCTCTATGGAAGCGACGCGGTGGCCGGCGTGGTGAACTTCATCACCCGGAAGGCTCGGAAGCCGCTCGGGGCGGACCTGCGCCTCTCCTATGGAAGCCTCCAGTGGATCGACCTGGACGCCACCGCCGAGGCCCGGCGCGAGGACTGGGGCCTGCGGGTGAGCGGCGGCCTCCAGCGCCGGGATGCCTACGATTTGGCCCCCCTGGACATCAGCACCACGGGCAGCAGCCTCTCGGGCTTCAACGTGTCCGCGCGCGGGGACCTGAAGCGCGAGGGCCCCCTGGAGCTGTCGAGCACCGTGTCCTACGAGCGGCGCGTCCAGCGGGGCGTGGACCTGAGGAGGGACACCGGGGCCATCTTCGACCGTGCCAGCCGGGACGACGAGCTGACCGTGCGGCTGTCGCCCGCGTGGCGCCTGAGCGACGCGGTGACGCTGCGCACGGATGGGCACTACACGGGCTTCAAGCGGCGCTACGTGAACGACCAGCGCCAGGCCTCCGCGCTCGACACGGTGGAGGACACGCGCGACCAGCTCGCCCGGCTCGGCGGCCAGCTCGACGCGCGCCTGGGGGAGCGGCACGCGCTCGTGGCCGGCGTGGAGCTGCTCGGCGAGCACCTCACCTCGGACCGGCTGGAGGACGCCGGCGGCGAGCGGGGCCGCCTCTCCTTCTATGCCCAGGACACCTGGACGGTGGTGGCCCAGCCGAACCTGGCGCTCGTGCCCGGCGTGCGCCTGGATGCCGACTCCCAGTTCGGCACGGCCGTGACGCCGCGGCTGGCGCTCCGGGTGGACCCGATGTCCAAGCTCACGCTCCGGGCCAGCTACGGCTGGGGGCTGCGCGCGCCCAGCTTCCAGGAGCTGCTGCTCGACTTCGAGAACCCGGCCGTGGGCTACACCGTGCGCGGCAACCCGGACCTGAAGCCGGAGCGCTCGCGCAGCGTGAACGTGTCCGCGGAGGTCCGGCCCGCCAGCGCCTTGCTGCTGTGGCTGAACCTCTTTCAGCACTCGCTGCGGGACATGATCTCCTACAGCCTCCAGCAGGACCCGGAGGGCATGCGCTTCGTCTACGCCAACCTGGACCGGGCGAGCGTGCGCGGGGGCGAGGTGGGCGTGCGCCAGAAGCTGCCCGGCAGCGTGCAGGTGGAGCTGGGCTACACGCTCACCGACGGGCGCAACCGCGAGACGGATGAGCCGCTGGAGGGCCAGGCGCGCCACCGGCTCACGGGCCAGGTGACGTGGCGCTTCCGGCCCTGGGGGCTGGAGACATGGGTGCGCGGCGCGCTCGTAGGCTCGCGTCCCTTCTCCCCGGACACCGATGGCGACGGCGTGGCCGACCCCTACCGCTCCCAGTCCTACGTCACGCTGGATGCCCGCATCTCCCGGCAACTGCCCGCGGGCCTGCGCGTCTTCATCGCGGGCTCCAACCTGCTGGATGCGGGCAACCCCAAGGACCTGCCCATTCCCCCCCGCGTCCTCCAGGCCGGCCTCTCGGCCCAGCTCTGA
- a CDS encoding HmuY family protein has translation MTVFASRFPFLRRAASALLLTGWVVACGPDLQPEPGEPPPGNPPENPQDTHLRHVDNGDGTFTTTVDATNQTEWIGLDLDTRRQENANEDAKWDVAFQRFHVRSRGGSSGTGGVEVAMLAGSDLSQVLQAPQAGYAVDAADGEDANTNPDTPFEVGEGWYSYDLGTHTLTPRTQVYVVRSDTGAFFKLQFTSYYDTAGTPGMLQLRWGPVLAPEAAELQVNAESSSEWVYLQAGKGVVQVLTGGGDRSVTRTPGAR, from the coding sequence ATGACCGTCTTCGCCTCCCGTTTCCCCTTCCTCCGCCGCGCGGCCTCCGCCCTGCTCCTCACGGGCTGGGTCGTGGCATGCGGCCCGGACCTCCAGCCCGAGCCGGGCGAGCCGCCTCCCGGGAACCCGCCGGAGAACCCGCAGGACACGCACCTGCGCCACGTGGACAACGGGGATGGCACCTTCACCACCACGGTGGATGCCACGAACCAGACGGAGTGGATCGGCCTGGACCTGGACACGCGCCGCCAGGAGAACGCGAACGAGGACGCCAAGTGGGACGTGGCCTTCCAGCGCTTCCATGTCCGCTCGCGTGGGGGCTCGAGCGGCACGGGCGGGGTGGAGGTGGCGATGCTGGCCGGCTCGGACCTCTCTCAGGTGCTCCAGGCGCCCCAGGCCGGCTACGCCGTCGACGCGGCGGACGGCGAGGATGCCAACACCAACCCGGACACCCCCTTCGAGGTGGGCGAGGGCTGGTACAGCTATGATCTGGGGACGCACACGCTCACGCCCCGCACGCAGGTCTACGTCGTCCGCTCGGACACAGGCGCCTTCTTCAAGCTCCAGTTCACCAGCTACTACGACACGGCCGGGACGCCCGGCATGCTCCAGCTCCGCTGGGGCCCGGTGCTGGCCCCGGAGGCCGCGGAGCTGCAGGTGAACGCCGAGAGCTCCAGCGAGTGGGTCTACCTCCAGGCGGGCAAGGGCGTGGTGCAGGTTCTGACAGGCGGCGGGGACCGCTCCGTCACTCGGACTCCAGGCGCGCGTTGA
- a CDS encoding MarR family winged helix-turn-helix transcriptional regulator, with translation MPKKRSDPLHLSEQLCFSLYSAVHALQRTYRSLLEDLGLTYPQYLVMLVLWEEEGLTVKALGDRLHLDSGTLTPLLKRLEAAGLVVRARDPQDERQVRIGLTAPGRALRTRAECIPRALLEASGRTPGEIQALKGEILRFRDALNARLESE, from the coding sequence ATGCCCAAGAAGCGTTCAGATCCCCTGCACCTGAGCGAGCAGCTCTGCTTCTCGCTCTACTCGGCGGTTCATGCCCTGCAGCGCACCTACCGCTCCCTGCTGGAAGACCTGGGCCTCACCTACCCGCAGTACCTGGTGATGCTCGTGCTGTGGGAGGAGGAGGGCCTGACGGTGAAGGCGCTGGGCGACCGGCTGCACCTGGACTCCGGGACGCTCACGCCGCTGCTGAAGCGGCTCGAGGCGGCGGGCCTCGTGGTGAGAGCCCGGGATCCCCAGGACGAGCGGCAGGTGCGCATTGGGCTGACGGCCCCGGGCCGGGCGCTCCGCACCCGGGCCGAGTGCATCCCGCGCGCGCTGCTGGAGGCCTCGGGCCGCACCCCGGGGGAGATTCAGGCCCTCAAGGGCGAGATTCTCCGCTTCCGGGATGCGCTCAACGCGCGCCTGGAGTCCGAGTGA
- a CDS encoding alpha/beta hydrolase encodes MKLSSLAAAGLLAVSAPHAVAAPLEPSTQAFVDSLAKAGGPPIYTLSPKDAREVLRGAQAGEVKKPDAAIEDRTIPGGGELGKVSIRIVRPKGVSGVLPAVIYIHGGGWVLGDKDTHDRLVRELAVGTQAAIVFVNYSPSPEARFPVAIEQSYAVAKWVAEHGKEAKLDGSRLAIAGDSVGGDMTAAVTLMAKQRGTPKFRYQVLFYPVTDAAFTTDSYREFQNGPWLTKPAMEWFWAQYVRDDADRANILASPLRASLDELRGLPPALVITDENDVLRDEGEAYARKLSQAGVRVTATRYLGTIHDFVMLNAVADTPAARAAIQQASQALKDALKK; translated from the coding sequence ATGAAGCTGTCTTCCCTGGCGGCCGCCGGTCTTCTGGCGGTGTCCGCCCCCCATGCCGTTGCCGCGCCGCTCGAGCCCTCCACGCAGGCGTTCGTGGACAGCCTAGCCAAGGCGGGAGGTCCTCCCATCTACACGCTGTCGCCGAAGGACGCCCGCGAGGTGCTGCGTGGAGCCCAGGCCGGGGAGGTGAAGAAGCCGGACGCGGCCATCGAGGACCGGACCATTCCGGGCGGGGGCGAGCTGGGCAAGGTCTCCATTCGCATTGTCCGTCCGAAGGGTGTCTCCGGGGTCCTTCCCGCGGTCATCTACATTCATGGCGGTGGCTGGGTGCTGGGGGACAAGGACACCCATGACCGGCTCGTGCGCGAGCTGGCCGTGGGCACGCAGGCGGCCATCGTGTTCGTCAACTACAGCCCTTCTCCCGAGGCCCGCTTCCCCGTCGCCATCGAGCAGTCCTACGCGGTGGCCAAGTGGGTGGCCGAGCATGGCAAGGAAGCGAAGCTCGACGGCTCGCGCCTGGCCATCGCCGGCGACAGCGTGGGCGGTGACATGACGGCCGCGGTGACGCTCATGGCGAAGCAGCGGGGCACGCCGAAGTTCCGGTACCAGGTGCTCTTCTATCCAGTGACCGATGCGGCCTTCACCACGGACTCCTACCGCGAGTTCCAGAATGGCCCCTGGCTCACGAAGCCGGCGATGGAGTGGTTCTGGGCGCAGTACGTCCGCGATGACGCGGACCGGGCGAACATCCTGGCTTCCCCGCTGCGCGCCTCCCTCGACGAGCTGCGCGGCCTGCCCCCCGCCCTGGTCATCACCGATGAGAACGACGTGCTGCGCGACGAGGGCGAGGCGTATGCCCGGAAGCTCTCGCAGGCGGGCGTCCGCGTCACCGCCACCCGGTACCTGGGCACGATTCACGACTTCGTGATGCTCAATGCCGTCGCGGACACCCCGGCGGCCCGGGCTGCCATTCAGCAGGCCAGCCAGGCGCTGAAGGACGCCCTGAAGAAGTAG
- a CDS encoding CotH kinase family protein translates to MLLSLVLSLALLPAACGEDKTGGNPPADAGGDPGDAGDLPDAGGPGDAGDPSGPGDAGDPDAGEPGDAGGPADAGEPGDAGDGGGTDGGPPSADPAEPLFSGAHISRIELTASQEALAALQADPDTYVKGALHMQIGPQTLDLPEIGFRLKGQLGSFRPLSQKAAFVLKFDKFDDDQALLGLKKLTLNNMVQDPSMIHERLGYALFRAMEVPAPRAAHATVRINGALYGVYAVIESTDNSVFLKRWFGSHKGNLYEGQYGSDFYPGMEATFELDKGEDVNFADIAALAQALDQMTNPDTFLEDVAQVIDIDSYLRFAATELFIGHWDGYVSYRNNFMIYRRPSDSRWVFIPWGIDQTFGQYTDTWAAHGRLQRMCVESLPCRQRLAQAYEQVLQRVSDLAMVDQAVALATFLWADVHEDSRKEVDVGTVFSKMTEAIDFLKNRPTDVRLRLGCIDPANCERCVMTPAPTGGKLAFCTETVSWAAAESDCVAQGGHLASIHDRATQDAVRAGARALSIGPWWFGLNDLAEEGTFEWSDKTPVNFTLWAPSEPNNQDNAEDCAQLYGAAGTWNDVTCSGMASYVCALPPPPAP, encoded by the coding sequence TTGCTGCTCTCGCTTGTGCTGTCCCTGGCCCTCCTTCCCGCTGCCTGCGGGGAGGACAAAACCGGAGGAAACCCTCCCGCCGATGCAGGAGGTGACCCGGGCGACGCGGGGGACCTCCCGGATGCAGGCGGCCCGGGCGACGCAGGGGACCCCAGCGGCCCGGGTGACGCGGGAGACCCCGACGCAGGTGAGCCAGGCGATGCGGGCGGGCCGGCCGACGCAGGCGAGCCCGGCGACGCGGGCGATGGCGGCGGAACGGATGGAGGGCCGCCCTCGGCGGATCCCGCCGAGCCGCTGTTCTCGGGGGCTCACATCTCCCGCATCGAGCTCACCGCCTCGCAGGAGGCCCTCGCGGCCCTTCAGGCAGACCCCGACACGTATGTGAAGGGAGCCCTCCACATGCAGATTGGACCGCAGACCCTGGACCTGCCGGAGATTGGCTTCCGCCTGAAGGGCCAGCTCGGCTCCTTCCGCCCGCTCAGCCAGAAGGCCGCCTTCGTGCTCAAGTTCGACAAGTTCGACGATGACCAGGCCCTGCTCGGCCTGAAGAAGCTGACCCTCAACAACATGGTGCAGGACCCGAGCATGATTCACGAGCGGCTCGGCTATGCGCTCTTCCGGGCCATGGAGGTGCCCGCCCCCCGGGCCGCGCACGCCACGGTCCGCATCAACGGCGCGCTGTATGGCGTCTACGCCGTCATCGAATCCACCGACAACTCCGTCTTCCTCAAGCGCTGGTTCGGCAGCCACAAGGGCAACCTGTACGAGGGCCAGTACGGCAGCGACTTCTACCCGGGCATGGAGGCCACCTTCGAGCTGGACAAGGGCGAGGACGTGAACTTCGCCGATATCGCCGCGCTCGCGCAGGCGCTCGACCAGATGACCAACCCGGACACGTTCCTGGAGGACGTGGCCCAGGTCATCGACATCGACAGCTACCTGCGCTTCGCGGCCACGGAGCTCTTCATCGGCCACTGGGACGGCTACGTCTCCTACCGGAACAACTTCATGATCTACCGCCGCCCCTCGGACTCGCGGTGGGTCTTCATCCCCTGGGGCATCGACCAGACCTTCGGCCAGTACACCGACACGTGGGCGGCGCACGGGCGCTTGCAGCGGATGTGCGTCGAGTCGCTCCCCTGCCGGCAGCGGCTGGCCCAGGCCTACGAGCAGGTGCTCCAGCGGGTCTCGGACCTGGCGATGGTGGACCAGGCCGTGGCGCTGGCCACCTTCCTCTGGGCGGACGTGCACGAGGACTCGCGCAAGGAAGTGGATGTGGGAACGGTGTTCAGCAAGATGACCGAGGCCATCGACTTCCTGAAGAACCGGCCCACCGACGTCCGCTTGCGGCTCGGGTGCATTGATCCGGCGAACTGCGAGCGGTGCGTCATGACGCCGGCGCCCACGGGCGGCAAGCTCGCGTTCTGCACGGAGACGGTGAGCTGGGCGGCGGCCGAGTCGGACTGCGTGGCCCAGGGCGGGCACCTCGCCTCCATCCACGACCGGGCGACCCAGGACGCCGTGCGCGCGGGGGCCCGGGCGCTGTCGATTGGCCCTTGGTGGTTTGGCCTGAACGACCTGGCCGAGGAGGGCACCTTCGAGTGGAGCGACAAGACGCCCGTCAACTTTACCCTGTGGGCCCCCAGCGAGCCCAACAACCAGGACAACGCCGAGGACTGCGCGCAGCTCTACGGGGCGGCCGGCACCTGGAACGACGTGACGTGCTCGGGCATGGCCAGCTACGTGTGCGCCCTGCCCCCGCCCCCGGCCCCCTGA
- the folD gene encoding bifunctional methylenetetrahydrofolate dehydrogenase/methenyltetrahydrofolate cyclohydrolase FolD, whose translation MTAQLLDGKAIATQIRQHIAQRVSERRQQGLRVPGLAVILVGTDPASQVYVSHKRKDCEEVGILSVAHDLPAETPQAELLSLIDRLNADPAIDGILVQLPLPAHLDASQLLERIRPDKDVDGFHPYNVGRLAQRIPLLRPCTPKGIMTLLASTGVDTYGLNAVVVSASNIVGRPMALELLLAGCTVTVTHRFTRELARHVGQADLLVVAAGKPGLVKGEWIKEGAIVIDVGINRQADGKLVGDVEFAPALARAGWITPVPGGVGPMTRASLLENTLYAAETLHRPPGNPG comes from the coding sequence ATGACTGCACAACTGCTCGACGGCAAGGCGATCGCCACCCAGATCCGCCAGCACATTGCCCAACGCGTCAGCGAGCGGCGGCAACAGGGGCTCCGCGTCCCGGGGCTCGCCGTCATCCTGGTGGGGACGGATCCGGCCTCACAGGTCTACGTCTCCCACAAGCGCAAGGACTGCGAGGAGGTCGGCATCCTGTCGGTGGCGCATGACTTGCCCGCGGAGACGCCGCAGGCCGAGCTGCTGTCGCTCATCGACCGCCTCAACGCGGATCCGGCCATCGATGGCATCCTCGTGCAACTGCCGCTGCCCGCCCACCTGGACGCCTCGCAGCTCCTGGAGCGCATCCGGCCAGACAAGGACGTGGACGGGTTCCATCCCTACAACGTCGGGCGCCTGGCCCAGCGCATCCCCCTGCTGCGGCCCTGCACCCCCAAGGGCATCATGACCCTGCTGGCCAGCACCGGGGTGGACACGTACGGCCTGAACGCGGTGGTGGTGAGCGCGTCCAACATCGTGGGCCGGCCGATGGCGCTGGAGCTGCTCCTGGCCGGGTGCACCGTGACCGTCACCCACCGCTTCACGCGGGAGCTCGCCCGCCACGTGGGCCAGGCGGACCTGCTGGTGGTGGCCGCGGGCAAGCCCGGCCTCGTGAAGGGCGAGTGGATCAAAGAGGGCGCCATCGTCATCGACGTCGGCATCAACCGTCAGGCGGATGGCAAGCTGGTGGGGGATGTGGAGTTCGCCCCGGCGCTGGCGCGCGCCGGGTGGATCACCCCGGTGCCAGGCGGCGTGGGCCCGATGACCCGCGCCAGCCTGCTGGAGAACACCCTGTACGCGGCGGAGACGCTGCACCGCCCGCCCGGCAACCCGGGTTGA
- a CDS encoding glycoside hydrolase family 6 protein — MQARGSPRPRSTWHRCSLALTLASGLALACGPAPEEEAPRTAQSAAALSDAPQPTATTELVTNGTFGNGAVAPWWNNASTQVRVENGRLRVDVAGTANLWDAIIGQSGIPLVSGKAYTLSFKASASSNFTVRTTVQQESAPYTSVLTQQFSVTTTSQQFSFPFTSSLSTSQGQVTFQLGGRSAAATFFLDDISLTSTDGTTQPPPGGSGPIAMTSGFYVDPNTGAASWVRANGGDSRASRIQASIVSKPGARWFGNWSGDIGAAVSSYVSAADAADKLPVLVAYNIPGRDCGSHSAGGAGSPEAYRAWISAFATAIGNRPAIVIIEPDAVAQLDCLSNDSERQVRLGLLRYATEQLRDKAVNTWAYLDGGNAQWIAADTMAQRLDSAGVKNIRGFALNVSNFYTTAQSNTYGTSVSNALSSRYGYTKKFVVDTSRNGNGSNGEWCNPGGRKLGATSQVNTGTGAELLLWVKSVGESDGYCGIAPGAAAGQFSPDLAIRLIDGT, encoded by the coding sequence GTGCAAGCTCGTGGCTCCCCTCGGCCCCGCTCCACCTGGCACCGCTGTTCCCTCGCCCTGACGCTCGCCTCGGGGCTGGCGCTGGCCTGTGGCCCGGCGCCCGAGGAGGAGGCCCCCCGGACGGCGCAGTCGGCTGCGGCCCTGTCGGACGCGCCTCAGCCCACCGCCACCACCGAGCTCGTCACCAACGGCACCTTCGGCAACGGCGCGGTGGCGCCCTGGTGGAACAACGCCAGCACCCAGGTCCGCGTCGAGAACGGCCGGCTGCGGGTCGATGTCGCCGGCACCGCCAACCTGTGGGACGCCATCATCGGCCAGAGCGGCATTCCGCTGGTGAGCGGCAAGGCGTACACGCTGTCCTTCAAGGCCTCGGCCTCGTCCAACTTCACCGTGCGCACGACGGTGCAGCAGGAGAGCGCCCCCTACACCTCGGTGCTCACCCAGCAGTTCTCGGTCACCACCACCTCGCAGCAGTTCTCGTTCCCCTTCACCTCGTCGCTCAGCACGAGCCAGGGTCAGGTCACCTTCCAGCTCGGGGGGCGCTCCGCGGCGGCCACCTTCTTCCTGGATGACATCTCCCTCACCAGCACGGACGGCACCACCCAGCCCCCGCCCGGCGGCTCGGGCCCCATCGCCATGACGAGCGGCTTCTACGTGGACCCCAACACGGGGGCCGCGAGCTGGGTGCGCGCCAACGGCGGGGACTCGCGGGCCTCGCGCATCCAGGCGTCCATCGTGAGCAAGCCGGGGGCGCGCTGGTTCGGCAACTGGAGCGGGGACATCGGCGCGGCGGTGTCGAGCTACGTCTCGGCGGCCGATGCCGCCGACAAGCTGCCGGTGCTGGTGGCCTACAACATCCCCGGCCGGGACTGCGGCAGCCACTCGGCGGGCGGCGCGGGCAGTCCCGAGGCCTACCGGGCGTGGATCTCCGCGTTCGCTACGGCGATCGGCAACCGGCCCGCCATCGTCATCATCGAGCCGGACGCGGTGGCCCAGCTCGACTGCCTGTCGAATGACTCCGAGCGGCAGGTACGCCTGGGGCTGCTGCGCTATGCCACCGAGCAACTGCGCGACAAGGCAGTGAACACGTGGGCGTATCTCGACGGCGGGAACGCCCAGTGGATCGCCGCGGACACGATGGCGCAGCGGCTCGACTCCGCCGGGGTGAAGAACATCCGGGGCTTCGCGCTCAACGTGTCGAACTTCTACACCACGGCCCAGTCCAACACGTACGGCACGTCGGTCAGCAACGCGCTGTCCAGCCGCTACGGCTACACGAAGAAGTTCGTCGTGGACACCAGCCGCAACGGCAACGGCTCCAACGGCGAGTGGTGCAACCCTGGCGGGCGCAAGCTGGGTGCCACGTCCCAGGTGAACACCGGCACGGGCGCCGAGTTGCTGCTGTGGGTGAAGTCCGTCGGTGAATCCGACGGCTATTGCGGCATTGCCCCGGGCGCCGCCGCCGGCCAGTTCAGTCCGGACCTGGCCATCCGGCTGATCGACGGCACCTGA